The proteins below come from a single Miscanthus floridulus cultivar M001 chromosome 1, ASM1932011v1, whole genome shotgun sequence genomic window:
- the LOC136471045 gene encoding patatin-like protein 3: protein METYAATASPPTCVDKLSHQLFSLLESKFLIGGWCPSGTGTPARALLDGGGRVRVLAIDGCGAGAEDALLAAAALARLEAKLRDCTGDPDARVADFFDVAAGAGAGGVLAAMLLLRGADGRPRYSAQEALAFVAGIVGRKDWCGRSRRGGLAKLFRGSRGGGDRMLRRVFGDATLRDTVAPLLVPCYDLGTAAPFVFSRADAVESDSFDFRLRDVCAATCAAGGALASVRSVDGATVIAGASGGVAAMGNPAAAAITHVLHNKQEFPLATGVEDLLVLSIGAGASSATVSVCYGSSTPMPTRSPSPRELARVTAEGVADMVDESVAMAFGLACGSNYVRIQAGKAPAPLHAATASAAAGAMLAQRNVESVLFRGRRLSERTNAEKVDAMAAELVKEQERRRRSPLRNVAIKQVGTPRLSSATTASSGTATAKTASTMPSPASWESRR from the coding sequence ATGGAGACCTACGCGGCAACGGCGTCGCCACCCACGTGCGTGGACAAGCTCAGCCACCAGCTCTTCTCCCTGCTCGAGAGCAAGTTCCTCATCGGCGGGTGGTGCCCGTCCGGCACCGGGACGCCGGCGCGGGCGCTCCTCGACGGCGGCGGCCGCGTGCGGGTGCTCGCCATCGACGGCTGCGGCGCGGGCGCCGAGGACGCGCTCCTGGCCGCCGCGGCGCTCGCGAGGCTCGAGGCCAAGCTGCGCGACTGCACGGGGGACCCCGACGCGCGCGTCGCGGACTTCTTCGACGTGGCCGCGGGCGCCGGCGCAGGCGGCGTCCTCGCCGCGATGCTGCTCCTCAGGGGCGCCGACGGCCGCCCGCGGTACTCGGCCCAGGAGGCGCTCGCGTTCGTCGCCGGCATCGTCGGGAGGAAGGACTGGTGCGGCCGGAGCCGGCGCGGTGGGTTGGCGAAGCTCTTCCGCGGCtctcgcggcggcggcgaccgcaTGCTCCGCCGCGTGTTCGGGGACGCCACGCTCAGGGACACCGTGGCGCCGCTTCTCGTGCCGTGCTACGACCTCGGCACGGCCGCGCCGTTCGTGTTCTCGCGCGCCGACGCCGTCGAGAGCGATAGCTTCGACTTCCGCCTCCGCGACGTGTGTGCCGCCACCTGCGCCGCGGGCGGCGCGCTCGCGAGCGTGAGGTCGGTCGACGGTGCCACGGTCATCGCCGGGGCGTCCGGGGGAGTGGCGGCCATGGGTAACCCGGCCGCGGCCGCCATCACCCACGTGCTCCACAACAAGCAGGAGTTCCCCCTCGCCACCGGCGTCGAAGACCTCCTCGTGCTCTCCATCGGCGCCGGTGCCTCCTCGGCCACCGTGTCCGTGTGCTACGGGTCGAGCACGCCCATGCCCACGCGTTCTCCGTCGCCGCGGGAGCTGGCGCGCGTAACCGCCGAGGGCGTCGCGGACATGGTGGACGAGTCAGTGGCCATGGCGTTCGGACTCGCGTGCGGAAGCAACTACGTGCGCATCCAGGCCGGCAAGGCGCCGGCGCCGCTCCACGCGGCCACCGCATCCGCGGCAGCGGGAGCGATGCTTGCGCAGCGGAACGTGGAGTCGGTGCTGTTCCGGGGGCGGAGGCTGTCGGAGCGGACCAACGCCGAGAAGGTGGACGCGATGGCCGCGGAGCTGGTCAAGGAGCAGGAGCGGCGGAGGCGCAGCCCGCTTCGGAATGTGGCCATCAAACAGGTCGGCACGCCGCGCCTGTCGTCGGCGACCACTGCTTCGTCGGGCACTGCGACGGCCAAGACGGCGTCGACGATGCCGTCGCCGGCGTCATGGGAGTCGCGCAGATAG
- the LOC136471053 gene encoding 26S proteasome regulatory subunit 6B homolog, protein MHMLNCDMVICSVKDLRSVQTKLFSFYMFWFFIFVAGIIFFLNCSLAAVSIQVCTAKMNLSDEVDLEDYVCRPDKISAADIAAICQEAGMHAVRKNRYVILPKDFEKGYRTNVKKPETDFDFYK, encoded by the exons ATGCACATGCTCAATTGTGATATGGTCATATGTTCTGTCAAGGATTTGCGATCAGTGCAAACTAAATTGTTTTCTTTTTATATGTTTTGGTTtttcatatttgttgctgggatCATATTTTTTCTCAACTGCTCGCTGGCTGCTGTTTCAATTCAGGTCTGCACTGCCAAGATGAATTTGAGTGACGAGGTTGATTTGGAAGATTATGTTTGCAGACCAGATAAGATCAGTGCTGCTGAT ATTGCTGCAATATGCCAAGAAGCTGGCATGCATGCCGTCAGGAAAAACCGGTACGTGATCCTGCCCAAGGACTTTGAGAAGGGCTACAGGACCAATGTGAAGAAGCCCGAGACAGACTTCGACTTCTACAAGTGA
- the LOC136540732 gene encoding histone-binding protein MSI1 homolog gives MPKAGGGAVDEEELRAEVDERLINEEYKIWKKNTPFLYDLVITHALEWPSLTVQWLPDRTEPPGKDHSVQKMILGTHTSDNEPNYLMLAQVQLPLDDAEADARHYDDDHADIGGFGAASGKVDFLPPPFP, from the coding sequence ATGCCGAAGGCCGGCGGCGGGGcggtggacgaggaggagctccgCGCCGAGGTGGACGAGCGCCTCATCAACGAGGAGTACAAGATCTGGAAGAAGAACACGCCCTTCCTCTACGACCTCGTCATCACCCACGCGCTTGAATGGCCCTCCCTCACCGTGCAGTGGCTCCCCGACCGCACCGAGCCGCCGGGGAAGGACCATTCCGTCCAGAAGATGATCCTCGGCACGCACACCTCCGACAACGAGCCCAACTACCTCATGCTCGCGCAGGTCCAGCTGCCCCTCGACGACGCCGAGGCCGACGCGCGCCACTATGACGATGACCACGCCGACATCGGGGGGTTCGGCGCCGCCTCTGGCAAGGTGGACTTTCTTCCCCCACCCTTCCCATAA